From one Gossypium hirsutum isolate 1008001.06 chromosome D08, Gossypium_hirsutum_v2.1, whole genome shotgun sequence genomic stretch:
- the LOC107942427 gene encoding 4-coumarate--CoA ligase-like 6 isoform X2 produces the protein MATSLNFFPQTSEPKTTHLPDWYSPETRIYSSTYSSISLPTDPFLDIVSFIFSHQHDGVTALIDSSSGYSISYSKLLPLVQSMASGLHHLGVSQGDVVLLLLPNSVNFPIIFFSVLYLGAVVTTMNPLSNMMEVKKQIVDCGVRFAFTLLENVDKLQNLGVHAIGVPENMDLDSEKTGFLSFRKLIGGQFGKAPRPVIRQQDTAAIMYSSGTTGVSKGVVLTHGNFIATTELFVRFEASQYEYSSSKNVYLAVLPMFHIYGLSLFVVGLLSLGSSIVIMRRFDASELVKVIDDYGVTHFPVVPPILTTLTMRAKHVCENSLQSLKQVSCGAAPLSGKTIEDFVQALPHVDFIQGYGMTESTAVGTRGFNNEKHHNYSSIGLLAPNMQAKVVDWNSGSSLPPGFHGELWLRGPAIMQRYINNVEATNMTIDKDGWLRTGDIVCFDGDGYLYLSDRLKEIIKYKGYQIAPADLEAVLISHPEILDAAVTSAADEVCGEIPVAFVVRRHGSTLTKGAVIDFVANQYISISAAKETIEAMVSM, from the exons ATGGCAACAAGCTTGAACTTCTTCCCCCAGACCTCAGAACCCAAAACTACTCATCTTCCTGACTGGTATTCACCAGAAACAAGAATCTATTCCAGCACGTATTCCTCTATATCTCTCCCAACTGATCCATTTCTTGACATTGTTTCCTTCATTTTCTCTCACCAACATGATGgggttactgctttgattgattccTCATCTGGGTATTCAATATCTTACTCAAAGCTATTACCTTTGGTCCAATCAATGGCCTCAGGTCTCCACCACCTCGGTGTTTCCCAAGGGGATGTGGTCTTGCTTTTGTTGCCAAATTCTGTTAATTTCCCCATTATTTTCTTCAGCGTTTTATATTTGGGTGCAGTTGTTACCACCATGAATCCACTAAGTAATATGATGGAGGTCAAGAAACAAATTGTTGATTGTGGTGTGCGTTTTGCATTTACTCTGCTCGAAAATGTTGACAAACTTCAGAACTTGGGTGTTCATGCAATTGGGGTACCAGAAAACATGGACCTGGATTCAGAAAAGACTGGTTTTTTATCTTTTCGTAAGCTTATTGGGGGCCAATTTGGTAAGGCGCCAAGGCCTGTGATTAGGCAGCAGGACACGGCGGCAATAATGTATTCATCAGGTACTACAGGCGTTAGCAAGGGGGTTGTATTAACACATGGGAATTTTATAGCAACGACTGAGCTTTTTGTAAGATTTGAAGCTTCACAGTACGAATATTCAAGTTCAAAGAATGTGTATTTAGCTGTTCTTCCAATGTTCCATATATATGGATTATCACTTTTCGTGGTTGGATTATTGTCATTGGGTTCTAGCATTGTTATCATGAGGAGATTTGATGCCAGTGAACTGGTGAAAGTAATTGATGACTATGGAGTTACTCACTTTCCAGTTGTTCCACCTATACTGACAACATTGACAATGAGAGCCAAGCATGTTTGTGAAAATAGCTTGCAGAGTTTAAAACAGGTTTCCTGTGGTGCTGCTCCTTTGAGCGGGAAAACCATAGAGGACTTTGTTCAGGCTCTTCCTCATGTTGATTTCATTCAG GGCTATGGCATGACTGAATCAACTGCAGTAGGAACTCGTGGCTTCAACAATGAAAAACATCATAATTATTCTTCAATAGGACTTCTAGCACCAAACATGCAAGCTAAAGTGGTAGATTGGAATTCTGGTTCTTCTTTGCCTCCTGGCTTTCATGGCGAGCTTTGGCTAAGAGGACCTGCAATTATGCAAC GATACATAAATAATGTTGAGGCCACCAATATGACAATTGATAAAGATGGCTGGCTACGTACTGGTGACATTGTTTGTTTTGATGGAGACGGGTATTTGTATTTATCTGACCGCTTGAAAGAGATTATAAAGTACAAGGGCTATCAG ATCGCCCCTGCTGATTTAGAGGCTGTATTGATTTCCCATCCCGAGATACTAGATGCTGCTGTAACTTC AGCCGCTGATGAAGTATGCGGTGAGATTCCTGTGGCATTTGTGGTGAGGAGGCACGGTAGCACACTGACCAAAGGAGCTGTCATAGACTTCGTGGCTAATCAG TATATTTCCATATCAGCAGCTAAGGAAActattgaagcaatggttagcatgtag
- the LOC107942427 gene encoding 4-coumarate--CoA ligase-like 6 isoform X1 — translation MATSLNFFPQTSEPKTTHLPDWYSPETRIYSSTYSSISLPTDPFLDIVSFIFSHQHDGVTALIDSSSGYSISYSKLLPLVQSMASGLHHLGVSQGDVVLLLLPNSVNFPIIFFSVLYLGAVVTTMNPLSNMMEVKKQIVDCGVRFAFTLLENVDKLQNLGVHAIGVPENMDLDSEKTGFLSFRKLIGGQFGKAPRPVIRQQDTAAIMYSSGTTGVSKGVVLTHGNFIATTELFVRFEASQYEYSSSKNVYLAVLPMFHIYGLSLFVVGLLSLGSSIVIMRRFDASELVKVIDDYGVTHFPVVPPILTTLTMRAKHVCENSLQSLKQVSCGAAPLSGKTIEDFVQALPHVDFIQGYGMTESTAVGTRGFNNEKHHNYSSIGLLAPNMQAKVVDWNSGSSLPPGFHGELWLRGPAIMQRYINNVEATNMTIDKDGWLRTGDIVCFDGDGYLYLSDRLKEIIKYKGYQIAPADLEAVLISHPEILDAAVTSAADEVCGEIPVAFVVRRHGSTLTKGAVIDFVANQVAPYKKVRRVVFTESIPKSAAGKNLRKELKSFISSRL, via the exons ATGGCAACAAGCTTGAACTTCTTCCCCCAGACCTCAGAACCCAAAACTACTCATCTTCCTGACTGGTATTCACCAGAAACAAGAATCTATTCCAGCACGTATTCCTCTATATCTCTCCCAACTGATCCATTTCTTGACATTGTTTCCTTCATTTTCTCTCACCAACATGATGgggttactgctttgattgattccTCATCTGGGTATTCAATATCTTACTCAAAGCTATTACCTTTGGTCCAATCAATGGCCTCAGGTCTCCACCACCTCGGTGTTTCCCAAGGGGATGTGGTCTTGCTTTTGTTGCCAAATTCTGTTAATTTCCCCATTATTTTCTTCAGCGTTTTATATTTGGGTGCAGTTGTTACCACCATGAATCCACTAAGTAATATGATGGAGGTCAAGAAACAAATTGTTGATTGTGGTGTGCGTTTTGCATTTACTCTGCTCGAAAATGTTGACAAACTTCAGAACTTGGGTGTTCATGCAATTGGGGTACCAGAAAACATGGACCTGGATTCAGAAAAGACTGGTTTTTTATCTTTTCGTAAGCTTATTGGGGGCCAATTTGGTAAGGCGCCAAGGCCTGTGATTAGGCAGCAGGACACGGCGGCAATAATGTATTCATCAGGTACTACAGGCGTTAGCAAGGGGGTTGTATTAACACATGGGAATTTTATAGCAACGACTGAGCTTTTTGTAAGATTTGAAGCTTCACAGTACGAATATTCAAGTTCAAAGAATGTGTATTTAGCTGTTCTTCCAATGTTCCATATATATGGATTATCACTTTTCGTGGTTGGATTATTGTCATTGGGTTCTAGCATTGTTATCATGAGGAGATTTGATGCCAGTGAACTGGTGAAAGTAATTGATGACTATGGAGTTACTCACTTTCCAGTTGTTCCACCTATACTGACAACATTGACAATGAGAGCCAAGCATGTTTGTGAAAATAGCTTGCAGAGTTTAAAACAGGTTTCCTGTGGTGCTGCTCCTTTGAGCGGGAAAACCATAGAGGACTTTGTTCAGGCTCTTCCTCATGTTGATTTCATTCAG GGCTATGGCATGACTGAATCAACTGCAGTAGGAACTCGTGGCTTCAACAATGAAAAACATCATAATTATTCTTCAATAGGACTTCTAGCACCAAACATGCAAGCTAAAGTGGTAGATTGGAATTCTGGTTCTTCTTTGCCTCCTGGCTTTCATGGCGAGCTTTGGCTAAGAGGACCTGCAATTATGCAAC GATACATAAATAATGTTGAGGCCACCAATATGACAATTGATAAAGATGGCTGGCTACGTACTGGTGACATTGTTTGTTTTGATGGAGACGGGTATTTGTATTTATCTGACCGCTTGAAAGAGATTATAAAGTACAAGGGCTATCAG ATCGCCCCTGCTGATTTAGAGGCTGTATTGATTTCCCATCCCGAGATACTAGATGCTGCTGTAACTTC AGCCGCTGATGAAGTATGCGGTGAGATTCCTGTGGCATTTGTGGTGAGGAGGCACGGTAGCACACTGACCAAAGGAGCTGTCATAGACTTCGTGGCTAATCAG GTTGCACCTTATAAGAAAGTAAGAAGGGTGGTGTTTACAGAATCAATTCCAAAGTCTGCTGCAGGAAAAAATCTTCGAAAAGAACTTAAGAGTTTCATAAGTTCTAGACTTTAA